The following is a genomic window from Brucella pseudogrignonensis.
CGGCGATCTTGCCGAACGCAAACTGATTCCTGCGCTGTATCAGCGTCAGCGTGCGGGTCAGCTCAGTGAGCCAACGCGCATTATCGGCGCATCGCGCAGTGCGATGACCGATGAAGAATATCGCAAGTTTGCGCGTGATGCGATAAACGAACACGTAAAGCCTGCCGAAATTGACGCGAAGGAAGTCGAGACTTTCATTGCTCGCCTCACCTATGTTGCAGTCGATGCCAAGTCAGAAGACGGCTGGGCAGCTTTGAAAGATGCCATCGGCAAGAAGCCTGAAAAGATTCGCGCATTCTATCTCGCCGTAAGCCCGACGCTGTTTGGTGATATCGCAAACCGCCTCAAGTCGCACGGTCTTATCACGCGCGACACGCGTATCATTGTAGAAAAGCCAATTGGCCGTGATCTTGAATCTGCCAACGCGCTGAACGACACCATCGGTAGTGTTTTCCGCGAAGACCAGATTTTCCGTATCGACCATTATCTCGGCAAGGAAACGGTTCAGAATCTGATGGCCTTGCGCTTTGCCAATGCGCTTTATGAGCCACTGTGGAACTCTGCACATATCGACCATGTGCAGATTACGGTCGCGGAATCGGTCGGCCTTGAAGGTCGTGCGGGCTATTACAACACCGCTGGCGCACTGCGCGATATGGTGCAGAACCATATTCTGCAGCTTCTCTGCCTCGTTGCCATGGAGCCGCCTTCGTCGCTCGAAGCCGACGCCGTACATGATGAAAAGGTCAAGGTGCTGCGTTCATTGAAGCCTATCACCACGGCCAATGTGGAAGACGTCACGGTTCGCGGTCAGTATCGCGCGGGTGCATCTGCAGGTGGCCCGGTTAAGGGCTACCTTGAAGATCTCGGCAGCGACGACAGCAATACGGAAACTTTCGTTGCCCTAAAGGCCGAAATCGACAACTGGCGCTGGGCTGGTGTTCCATTCTATATGCGTACAGGCAAGCGCCTTGCATCGCGCGTTTCCGAAATCGTCGTCACCTTCAAGCCGATCCCGCATTCGATCTTCGGCGAAAATGCTGGCAAGGTCGTCGCCAACCAGCTCGTCATCCGCTTGCAGCCTGACGAAGGTGTGAAGCAGTGGCTAATGATCAAGGATCCGGGTCCGGGCGGTATGCGTCTGCGTCACGTCCCACTCGACATGAGCTTCGCCGAGTCGTTTAACGAACGTAACCCGGATGCTTATGAACGTCTGATCATGGACGTCGTGCGCGGCAATCAGACGCTGTTCATGCGTCGCGACGAAGTAGAAGCAGCATGGCGCTGGGTTGATCCAATCCTCAAGGGGTGGGATGTCAACAACCAGCAGGTTCAGGGCTACACCTCGGGCACATGGGGTCCGTCGTCCTCAATCGCTCTGATCGAGCGTGACGGTCGGACCTGGCACGAAAGCTGATAAAGCACATGCCGGGAACGTTGACAGACTTTCCCGGATCAGTCTTTGTGCCACAAAATAAGAGCGAGCACGCATAACTCTATAAAGTGCTCGCTCTGGACTGAGTTGAAAGGTACGGCATGAGCATCGAACGGCATGATTTTACAAGCGGAACAGAACTGGCGCAGTCGCTTTCTGAAGCAATTGCGGACAAGCTCTCGAGCGCTATTGCTGAGCGGGGACACGCAACGATTGCTGTTTCCGGTGGGACTACGCCGCTCAAGCTGTTCGATATCCTGTCGCGCAAAATGATCGACTGGACGCTCGTGACCATCACGCTTGTCGATGAACGCTTTGTGGCGCCTACCAATGAGCGTTCCAATGAGAAGCTGGTGCGCGATCATCTTTTGCGCGACCATGCAGGCGTTGCAAAATTTGTGGGCCTTTATAATCCGGCTGCAACTGTAGAAACGGCAGCTCTCGCTGCTGCAAGCCGGATCGATGCCCTGCATCGCCCGTTCGACGTTGTTGTTCTTGGTATGGGCAATGATGGCCATACGGCTTCGTTCTTCCCAAATGCTGATCGTCTTGATCAGGCAATCGACCCCAAGACCAAAGCTGTCGTTCTGCCCATTCATGCAGAAGGCGCAGGCGAAAAGCGTCTGACACTGACTCTGCCCTTGCTGGTGGAAGCAGACATGCTGGTTCTGCATATTGAGGGCGCTGCCAAGCAGGCAACGCTTGAGAAAGCACTCTCCAGCGACGACGAAAAAGAAATGCCGGTTCGCGCCGTGTTCCGTCACGCGCGTAAGCCGATACAACTCTACTGGACGAGCTAACAGTCCCATCCAACGCAGCAGTTTGCGTTTGGGACTGTGGGTTTTATAATTAGCCACAGGCAAGCCTGACATTATCTCACAGGTGATACCCATGACGACGCAAACTGCGCATACCCGAATAAAGGCCATCACCGAACGTATCGTTGAGCGCTCGAAGCCGACCCGCGAAGCCTACATCGGACGCGTGCGAGAAGCGGCTTCCCGTAAGCCGCATCGCTCGATCCTTGGATGCGCCAATCTCGCACATGGTTTTGCAGCCTGCGGCCCCAATGACAAGTCGGCCCTCACCGCCGACGTCGTGCCAAATCTTGGCATTATCACTGCTTACAACGATATGCTTTCGGCCCATCAGCCATTTGAAACCTATCCCGAAATAATCCGCGCAGCTGCGCGCGAAGCGGGTGGCGTGGCACAGGTTGCGGGCGGTGTGCCTGCAATGTGCGATGGCGTCACTCAAGGTTTTGCGGGGATGGAACTCTCCCTGTTCTCGCGCGAAGTCATTGCCATGGCAACCGCTGTCGGCCTGTCGCATGATATGTTCGATGCAGCGGTTTATCTTGGCGTTTGTGACAAAATCGTACCGGGGCTGATCGTCGGCGCCCTCACCTTCGGACACTTGCCAGCGGTCTTCATTCCGGCAGGGCCAATGACGAGCGGTCTACCGAATGACGAGAAGGCAAAGACCCGTCAGCTTTATGCAGAAGGCAAGGTTGGTCGTGCCGAATTGCTGGAATCGGAGTCAAAATCCTATCACGGCCCCGGCACCTGCACTTTCTATGGCACGGCCAACTCCAATCAGATGCTGATGGAGATCATGGGTCTGCACATTCCGGGCTCATCCTTCATTAATCCCGGCACACCTTTGCGTGATGCCCTCACCCGTGAAGCGGCCAAACGCGCGCTGGCGATTACCGCTTGCGGCAATGAATATACACCAGTTGGCGAGATGCTCGACGAGCGGTCTTTCGTCAATGGAATCATTGGCTTAAACGCCACCGGCGGCTCGACCAACCACACGATCCATCTGATTGCAATGGCAGCCGCCGCCGGTATCAAACTGACGTGGCAAGACATTTCGGAGATATCAGACGTTGTGCCTTTGCTGGCGCGCGTTTATCCAAACGGTCTTGCCGATGTGAACCATTTCCATGCTGCGGGCGGCATGGGCTTTTTGATCCGCGAATTGCTCGATGGTGGCATTTTGCACGAAGATGTTCGCACCGTTTGGGGTGAAGGCCTGCGCCCTTATGCGATTGAGCCAAAGCTCGGGCAAAATGGCTCGGTTATTCGCGAGCCGGTTCCTGAAAAGAGCGGAGACGATAAGGTTCTGGCGAAGATCGGCTCGCCCTTCCAGCCAAGCGGCGGCATCAAGGTTTTGACCGGCAATATAGGCAATGCAATCATCAAGGTTTCTGCCGTGAAGCCGGATCGTCATGTCATTGAAGCTCCCGCCAAAGTCTTTAACGATCAGGCCGAATTGCAGGCAGCCTTCAAGGCTGGCGATTTGAACGGCGATTTTATCGCAGTGGTTCGTTATCAGGGGCCGAAAGCCAATGGCATGCCTGAACTGCATAAGCTCATGACAGTGCTTGGTATTTTGCAGGATCGTGGACAGCGTGTGGCACTTGTCACCGATGGTCGGCTTTCCGGCGCATCTGGCAAAGTTCCGTCTGCCATCCATGTGACGCCGGAAGCACTCGACGGTGGCGCAATTGGGAAAATTCACACTGGCGATATTGTACGTCTTGATGCCGTGAACGGAACTCTCGACGTGCTGATCAGCGATGCGCTTCTTGATGAACGCATCGAGCAGCGCCCCGATCTTTCAGCCAATGAACACGGCATGGGCCGCGAGCTTTTCCGCGCTTTCCGCAACATCGCGGGACGCGCTGATGAAGGTGCTTCAGTCTTCTGAAATACGATGTGTTAAAAATAAGGCAAAGCGGTTTTGTACCGTTTTGCCTCTCAAACTATCAAAAAATGCACAAAAAGGCGCGAAAAACGCCTTTAAATTGTGTCAAAATACCGGCTTTTCGAAGTCAGCACTGCGACAAGCAGCCGTTAAAGTGTTCGCCATCAGCATTGCAATGGTCATCGGGCCCACACCACCCGGAACCGGCGTAATGGCTCCAGCCATTTTTTCCGCGTCCGCAAAGTCGACATCGCCAACCAGACGCGTCTTGCCTTCGCCCTTTTCAGGCGCAGGAATGCGATTGATACCGACGTCGATCACTGTCGCACCCGGCTTGATCCAATCAGCCTTGACCATCTGCGGACGACCAACAGCCGCAACCAGAATATCAGCTGTGCGGGCAATTGCTGGCAAGTCTTTCGTACGACTATGCGCGACAGTGACTGTTGCATTGGCCGCGAGCAGAAGATTGAACATCGGCTTACCAACGATATTGGAACGACCAATCACAACAGCATTAAGGCCGGACAGATCACGGCCATGAACACGCTCAATCATAATCATCGCACCAGCTGGCGTACAGGGAACGAAAGCCGTATCGACTTCACCAGTGCCAAGCTTACCAACATTAATGAAATGAAAGCCGTCGACGTCTTTTTCCGGCGAGATCGTCTGGATCACACGACCTGAATCGATGTGCTTTGGTAGTGGCAGCTGCACCAGAATACCGTG
Proteins encoded in this region:
- the pgl gene encoding 6-phosphogluconolactonase produces the protein MSIERHDFTSGTELAQSLSEAIADKLSSAIAERGHATIAVSGGTTPLKLFDILSRKMIDWTLVTITLVDERFVAPTNERSNEKLVRDHLLRDHAGVAKFVGLYNPAATVETAALAAASRIDALHRPFDVVVLGMGNDGHTASFFPNADRLDQAIDPKTKAVVLPIHAEGAGEKRLTLTLPLLVEADMLVLHIEGAAKQATLEKALSSDDEKEMPVRAVFRHARKPIQLYWTS
- the zwf gene encoding glucose-6-phosphate dehydrogenase, coding for MTSQIIPVEPFDCIVFGGSGDLAERKLIPALYQRQRAGQLSEPTRIIGASRSAMTDEEYRKFARDAINEHVKPAEIDAKEVETFIARLTYVAVDAKSEDGWAALKDAIGKKPEKIRAFYLAVSPTLFGDIANRLKSHGLITRDTRIIVEKPIGRDLESANALNDTIGSVFREDQIFRIDHYLGKETVQNLMALRFANALYEPLWNSAHIDHVQITVAESVGLEGRAGYYNTAGALRDMVQNHILQLLCLVAMEPPSSLEADAVHDEKVKVLRSLKPITTANVEDVTVRGQYRAGASAGGPVKGYLEDLGSDDSNTETFVALKAEIDNWRWAGVPFYMRTGKRLASRVSEIVVTFKPIPHSIFGENAGKVVANQLVIRLQPDEGVKQWLMIKDPGPGGMRLRHVPLDMSFAESFNERNPDAYERLIMDVVRGNQTLFMRRDEVEAAWRWVDPILKGWDVNNQQVQGYTSGTWGPSSSIALIERDGRTWHES
- the edd gene encoding phosphogluconate dehydratase, with protein sequence MTTQTAHTRIKAITERIVERSKPTREAYIGRVREAASRKPHRSILGCANLAHGFAACGPNDKSALTADVVPNLGIITAYNDMLSAHQPFETYPEIIRAAAREAGGVAQVAGGVPAMCDGVTQGFAGMELSLFSREVIAMATAVGLSHDMFDAAVYLGVCDKIVPGLIVGALTFGHLPAVFIPAGPMTSGLPNDEKAKTRQLYAEGKVGRAELLESESKSYHGPGTCTFYGTANSNQMLMEIMGLHIPGSSFINPGTPLRDALTREAAKRALAITACGNEYTPVGEMLDERSFVNGIIGLNATGGSTNHTIHLIAMAAAAGIKLTWQDISEISDVVPLLARVYPNGLADVNHFHAAGGMGFLIRELLDGGILHEDVRTVWGEGLRPYAIEPKLGQNGSVIREPVPEKSGDDKVLAKIGSPFQPSGGIKVLTGNIGNAIIKVSAVKPDRHVIEAPAKVFNDQAELQAAFKAGDLNGDFIAVVRYQGPKANGMPELHKLMTVLGILQDRGQRVALVTDGRLSGASGKVPSAIHVTPEALDGGAIGKIHTGDIVRLDAVNGTLDVLISDALLDERIEQRPDLSANEHGMGRELFRAFRNIAGRADEGASVF
- the folD gene encoding bifunctional methylenetetrahydrofolate dehydrogenase/methenyltetrahydrofolate cyclohydrolase FolD gives rise to the protein MAQLIDGKKLAEDVVSTVKRETEKLVAATGVVPGIAVVIVGEDPASQVYVASKGKKAKECGFVSVQHDLAEDASEQELLVLIDCLNNDPAIHGILVQLPLPKHIDSGRVIQTISPEKDVDGFHFINVGKLGTGEVDTAFVPCTPAGAMIMIERVHGRDLSGLNAVVIGRSNIVGKPMFNLLLAANATVTVAHSRTKDLPAIARTADILVAAVGRPQMVKADWIKPGATVIDVGINRIPAPEKGEGKTRLVGDVDFADAEKMAGAITPVPGGVGPMTIAMLMANTLTAACRSADFEKPVF